A stretch of the uncultured Desulfobacter sp. genome encodes the following:
- the flgM gene encoding flagellar biosynthesis anti-sigma factor FlgM yields the protein MKIDAMQRYINQSYAANNTNANTTANTSADQGKQSEETLSDSINLSATTRDLQKISAAAENESEDRTAMVETLKKQVQAGQYTVNAEQVAEKLMGSIVNELG from the coding sequence ATGAAAATTGATGCCATGCAGCGGTATATAAATCAAAGTTACGCTGCCAATAATACCAATGCCAACACCACCGCCAATACCTCGGCGGACCAAGGTAAACAATCAGAAGAAACCCTTTCAGACAGCATTAATTTATCCGCCACCACCAGGGATCTTCAAAAAATTTCCGCCGCGGCTGAAAATGAATCCGAGGACAGAACCGCGATGGTTGAGACCCTCAAGAAACAAGTTCAGGCAGGTCAGTACACAGTGAATGCCGAGCAGGTTGCAGAAAAACTGATGGGCTCCATTGTGAACGAATTAGGTTAA
- the mazG gene encoding nucleoside triphosphate pyrophosphohydrolase, giving the protein METIIPLLEIIRRLRGENGCSWDRKQTPSTMWKCLAEEVYELEEAIVKDDEDNIIEELGDVLFQILFIMEIYADSGRFPFDRVVNAVAEKMIRRHPHVYADSQITSEDALNKQWEAIKAGEKRHSGTSERRSALDNVPGGMPSLLRALKVSKSAVKAGFEWENLGQVLDTAVSEIHEFEAALSKDKDDAIIEFGDILFSLVNVARFAGFHPETALYRSTSKFEERFRTMEDAIGEKGLDLKQMTAEEKETHWQAAKQVCAQKKT; this is encoded by the coding sequence GTGGAAACAATAATTCCCTTGCTTGAGATTATCCGAAGACTTCGGGGGGAGAACGGGTGTTCATGGGACCGAAAACAGACCCCGTCCACCATGTGGAAGTGTCTGGCCGAAGAGGTATATGAACTGGAAGAAGCCATTGTCAAAGATGATGAAGACAATATTATCGAAGAGCTTGGGGACGTCCTTTTTCAGATCCTTTTCATTATGGAGATTTATGCCGATTCCGGCAGATTTCCCTTTGACCGGGTGGTGAATGCCGTGGCTGAAAAAATGATTCGTCGTCATCCCCATGTTTATGCAGACAGTCAGATTACATCTGAAGATGCGTTGAATAAACAATGGGAGGCCATTAAGGCCGGCGAGAAACGTCATTCCGGCACATCTGAAAGACGGTCTGCCCTGGACAATGTGCCAGGTGGAATGCCAAGTTTGCTGCGGGCTTTAAAAGTCTCCAAATCTGCTGTTAAGGCTGGGTTTGAGTGGGAAAATCTGGGGCAGGTCCTGGATACGGCGGTTTCGGAAATACATGAGTTTGAGGCAGCACTCTCCAAAGACAAGGACGATGCCATAATTGAATTTGGTGATATCCTTTTTTCCCTGGTGAATGTGGCAAGATTTGCCGGGTTTCATCCGGAAACTGCACTTTACCGCTCCACTTCGAAATTTGAGGAACGATTCAGAACGATGGAAGACGCCATTGGAGAAAAAGGCCTTGACTTAAAGCAGATGACTGCTGAAGAAAAGGAGACGCACTGGCAGGCGGCCAAGCAGGTTTGTGCACAAAAAAAGACCTGA